Below is a window of Sulfitobacter sp. SK012 DNA.
ACATAGTCATGTGCGCTTGTCTCAAGTATCGCGAGCGCGTCCATGTCCGCCCGCAGACCGATTGCACGATTGCCGGTCCCTCGTTTCAATATGCCAACAACGCCCACGCCTTCGTGAACCTCAAGCCCAAGATCTTTCAAGATTTCGGACACACGCGCCTTGGTCCGCTCTTCTGCAAAACCAAGCTCGGGAAACTGGTGAAATTCCCGGCGCAATGCGATAAGTTCGTGCTCGTTCATCCCGTCACCTGTTTGTGTCAATTTTTACCGCTCGATTGAACGTAGCTGGACAACCCCACGTTAGACATCGCATTAGCGCCAGTCAAAAAACTCCGCGCCAGCTTGAGCGAGCAGTTTTCGGGCCATTTCTGTGCCCGCCTTTTCACCGTCTTCAACCGGGCAAGTAACCACATCACTGATCGCCTCAGACCCATCCGGGCGCAGCACTTCACCGCGCAGATGCAAAGTCCCGCCCTCCAGCGTTGCCAGCCCCGCGATGGGCGTTTCACATGAACCATCAAGGGCCAGCAAAAACGCCCGCTCCGCGGCCAAACGTAGCGATGTCTCCGGATCATTGATTGCGCTCAACAAGCCTGCCACGCCAGTGTCGCCTTCGCGTTGCTCTATCCCGATCGCGCCTTGGGCCACCGCAGGCAGCATCACATCGGTCTCTATCGCATTCGCCGGCACGTTGTTCATCTTGAGCCTGTTCAGCCCAGCCATCGCAAGGAATGTCGCTGCAGCCACACCTTGGTCCAATTTCATCAACCGGGTCTGTAGATTGCCTCTAAATTCGACAACTTCGAGATCAGGACGACGTAATTTTAACTGTGCTTTTCGGCGCAAACTTGAGGTACCAACAACCGTCCCCACGGCCAGATCATCCAGTGACGTTGCGGTTGGGGAAATAAACGCATCGCGTACGTCTTCACGCGGCAGGTAAGTTTTAAGCACCAGTCCCTGCGGCTGCAGTGTCGGCATGTCCTTCATCGAATGCACCGCGATGTCGATACGCCCACCAAGCAAGTCGTCTTCGATTTCGCGGGTAAAAAGGCCTTTGCCGCCAATGTCCTTGAGCGGGCGATCAATGATTTTGTCGCCAGTGGTCTTTATGACCACGATGGTAAACGCCTCAAGAGGCAGATCAAAAGCATCGGCCAGCCGCGCGCGCGTTTCATGAGCTTGAGCAAGCGCGAGTGGTGAGCCACGTGTGCCAATCCTCAACGGCTCGGCGGGTGTAGGTAAATTTGCTGTCATAAAACACTCCTAGGCGTGCAACCCATGCCTGACAACTCTTGTATCCACACCGCCCGGCGTTACAAGATGACGCTCATAAGAGTGCATGAAAGAAGCCCAGCATGACAAGCCAGAAAACCGTCCTTCGCGCCTTGCGTGGCGAGACCCTTCCGACCCCCCCAATCTGGATGATGCGTCAGGCTGGACGTTACTTGCCAGAGTACCGCGCAACCCGTGCAAAAGCCGGTGATTTTCTGTCGCTTTGTTATAATCCCGAGTTGGCCGCCGAAGTGACGCTACAGCCCATTCGCCGTTACGGGTTTGACGCCTCGATCTTGTTTGCCGACATTTTGTTGGTGCCTCAGGCTTTGGGCGCGGATTTATGGTTTGTCACTGGCGAAGGTCCGCGACTGTCGACGATCACCACCCAAGCTGAGTTTGATAAGCTAAAACCCGCAGATGACATTCACGAACATCTTTCGCCCATTTACGAAACCGTTGGGATCCTGGCCAAGGAATTGCCGAGTGACACTACGCTGATCGGTTTTGCAGGCGCCCCATGGACCGTGGCGACCTACATGATTGCCGGCAAAGGCACACCGGATCAGGGCCCCGCCCATGCATTGAAAGATGAAAACCGTGCCGTTTTCGACGCGTTAATGGAGCGTATTACCCACGCCACAATTTCGTATCTATCTGCCCAGATCGAGGCGGGTGTTGAAGTCGTTAAACTTTTCGACAGCTGGGCTGGCTCGCTGCAAGACGCTGATTTTATGCGATACTCTATCAAACCAATGCAGGTGATCACGGCTGCGCTCAAGGCAAAACACCCCAATACGCCGATCATCGCCTTCCCGCGAGGTGCTGGCGAGCGGTATGTCGGAGCGCATGCGTCGATTGGTGCGGATTGTATAGCGCTCGATGATGGCGTTACGGCTGAATGGGCCGCGCGTCACGTTCAAACGGATGGCTGCGTGCAAGGCAATCTGGCGTCCTCGCACATGGTTAGTGGCGGTGACGCATTGGTTAGCGAGACGCGGCGCATTGTCGATGCGTTGTCCGGCGGTCCGCATATCTTTAACCTAGGTCACGGCATAACGCCGGATGCAGATCCTGAGAATGTGCAACTCATGATCGACACAGTGCGGCAACGTTAAGCAAAACGACGCAGCGGTCAAAATACGGCTGCGCTTGGTCTTTTCTATTTTGCCAAGGCTGCCGCAAGCGCATGGTATGATGCTTTCGGTGCGCGCTCCAATGTGTCGAAATCCACATGCACTAGCCCAAAGCGTTTTTCGTACCCAAGGGCCCATTCGTAATTGTCGAACACCGACCAATAAGTGAAACCTTTGACCGGCAATCCTTCGTCAATTGCGCGCAAGGTTTGCCCCAGATGCGCGTCGATGTAATCTGTACGCTGGATGTCTGCTGCACCCGGTTCAACCGCCTGCGCCATACCCGATTCCGTCACATAGATTGGCAAGTTCTTACCATTCGCTTGGTGCACCAGATTGAGGAAATGATGTAGACCTTCGGGATAAACCTCCCAGTCCATCTGCGTCTTTTGCAACGGCCCCGGAACATCAGTCAGGCTAGGCCACCCGGTATCCGCAGGCACAATGCGCTTGCAGGTATAATAGTTAACCCCCACCCAATCGAGCGGTGCGGCAATGGTGTCAAAATCCTTTTCCCAATTTGCTGGAAGATGCTCTTCAAGCCCTTCCAGCACTAAAGGTGGATAGCTCTTGTTGAAAATTCCACCTAAGAAAAATTGGTTGTAGATCGCGTCATAACGCTCTGCGCTCTGCCGCGCCTCGGGCGTATCATCGCCGGCAAAAGCGTATTCAAAGTTCAGCACTGCACCAAGGTTCTTAACACCCAGCCCGCGCATGACCTCTATAGCGCGGCCATGGGCAACCAGCACATGGTGCATTGCACGCGCAGTTGCACGGATATCGCGCAAACCTGGCGCGTGATGGCCTTCAAAATGGGACAGCCAACTGACACACCACGGCTCGTTGATCGGGGCAACGCTGAACACCCGATCGCCAATGCGTGACATGATGGTCTCTGTGAAATCAGCAAACCAATTGCCGATGTCCGCATTGCGCCAGCCACCTTCGTCCGCAAGTGCTGCAGGCAGCTCCCAATGATACAGCGTGCACATCGGGTTTAATCCGCGAGCGAGGCATCCATCCACCAGCCTGTCGTAGAAATCGAGACCCTCTTGGTTCACTTGTCCCCGGCCTTCGGGCAGCACACGGGCCCAGCTGGTTGAAAACCGGTAGGCATCTAGGCCTAACGCCTGACAAAGATCCAGATCCTCTTCCATACGGTGATAATGATCGCACGCTGTTTGCCCATGTTCTCCTCGGACCACATTGCCCGGGGTCGCAGCAAAGCTGTCCCAATGGGTCAACCCGGCCCCACCAAAGCCGTGGCCTTCGATTTGATAGCTCGATGTGGCGGCGGCAAATTGAAACCCTTCAGGGAAATCAGAGCGCTTGTATTTCACGTTGTCTTGTCCTTTTTTGCGACGGCGGTTGAGCCACCCAAGATAAGCTCCGCTTCCCACAGCTCTTGGTGGGGTGGAAGATGCTGGTTGTTGATGCGGTCGATCAGGAGTTCGGCACAGCGCCGACCGGCGGCCCGAACAGAAGAACGCGATGCCGTGAACGTGGGCTCCGCAGGACTTCCATTTGGCAATGTGGTAATGTCATCGTCAAAACAGATTATCGAAATATCCCGCCCGACCATTAGCCCGCGGCTTTCGACGGCGCGCCTAATACCGAGCGTCGACAAAATGGATGACGCCACAAACGCGGTGGGTGGGTCAGGCAGGTCTAGCATTACTAATGCAGCAATGTGGCCCTGCGGTTCGGTCATGTCACCGGATGTCATCAAGGTAGTATCCGTCGATATGCCGGCTTTAACATGTGCCGTCACGTATCCCTCGCGGCGGCGCTGGGCAAAGTCCATCTGCTCGCCCCCGTTGATCAGACCGATCCGCTGGTGTCCCAATTCGATCAAATAGTTCGTCGCCCGTTCGATGGCGCGGCGGTTGTTCACATCAAGCCAAGCATAAGGTTCGTCGTATCCTGTGCTGCGCCCGTGCACAAAGAACGGCACGCCCAGCTCCTGCAACAAAGGCAGGCGTGGATCATTCCGGCGAGGTCCGTGGATCATGAACCCTTCGACCGATCCGCGCGCGACAGCATCACGGTAGGATTGCAACTCTTGGGCTTCGGGGACCACGGACACGATCATGTCATAGCCATGCTCGGCATATATTTCCCCCGTTCCGGCGATGAAATCTGAAAAGATGATGTTCATCATCTCATGGTTAGCCGACAAAGGAATGATGTGGCGCACGGCCATACTGCGACCCGTCGCAAGATTGCGGGCCCCGGCGCTTGGGCGGTAGTTGAATGATCGCGCAGCACTCAGGACCCGCAAGCGCGTGCCTTCGCTAACCTCAGGATAGCCGTTCAGCGCTCGGCTTACCGTCGTCTGCGAGAGTTCAAGCGCGTCTGCTAGTTCCTTGAGATTCATTTCGGATCCTTTTTCCCAAACCGCTTTGAAAACCAAGAAGCGGCAAACTTGGGCATCGGGTCACCGCACTATCCATAATTTAAAGCGCTTTGGCAATGCAAGTAGGGCGTGTTGACTCTGAGCCTCTAATTGCGCAGGGTGGGTCATCCAAAGCGCTTTGGGCAAATCATTGTACATTGCGCATGGTTAGGACGCGGCAAATAGACCGCATTGGGAGGACTTGATGAAAAGATTAGCTCTGGGCGGCGCAAGTGCGCTTGCTCTTTTCGCAGGGATGGCGTTTGCGGACGGCCACGCCCCATTTGTCATTGGCGAAGGCGACTTCAACTGGGATAGCTATCAGGCTTTTGCAGACGCCAATGATCTCGCTGGCCAGACCGTGGACATCACGGGCCCTTGGACAGGTAATGAAAAAGAAAAGGTCGACAAGGTTTTCGCCTTTTTCACCGAAGCAACAGGTGCCACGGTTAACTACTCCGGCTCTGATAGCTTTGAGCAGGACATCGTGATTTCCACACGTTCAGGCTCTGCGCCGAACCTTGCTGTCTTCCCGCAGCCGGGTCTTGCCGCTGATTTGGCAAGCCAGGGTTTCCTGACGCCCTTGGCTGACGGTACCGCTGAATGGGTTGCCGAAAATTTCGCTGCTGGGCAGTCTTGGGTCGACCTGGGCACCTATACAGGCAAAGACGGCGCAGATGCGCTTTATGGTATTTTCTACCGGGTCGATCTGAAGTCTCTGGTCTGGTATTCACCAGATGCGTTTGACGAAGCGGGCTACGACATTCCGCAATCAATGGAAGAGCTCAAGGCGCTGACGGACCAAATCGTCGCTGACGGCGGAACGCCTTGGTGCATCGGTCTGGGTTCTGGTGCGGCGACGGGCTGGCCTGCGACTGACTGGGTCGAAGATATGATGTTGCGCACGCAATCACCCGAAGACTACGATGCATGGGTTTCAAACGAGCTCAAATTCGATGATCCTAAAGTCATCGCTGCGATCGAAGAATTCGGCTACTTTGCACGTAACGACGCGTATGTTGATGGTGGGTCTTCCGCCGTGGCAAACACCGACTTCCGTGAAAGCCCCGCAGGTCTCTTTGCGATCCCACCCGCGTGTTACATGCACCGTCAGGCATCGTTTATCCCTGCATTCTTTCCTGAAGGCACTTCAATTGGTACAGATGCAGACTTCTTCTACTTCCCTGCATACGCGGACAAAGATCTGGGCAAACCAGTTCTGGGCGCAGGTACACTTTTCGGGATCACGAAGCCTTCGGATGCGACGACCGCTTTCATCGAGTTCCTGAAAACACCTATCGCACATGAATTGTGGATGGCCCAAGGTGGCTTTCTTACAGCACATGCTGGCGTGAACCCAGCCACCTACGCCGATGACAGCCTGCGTGGGCAGGGTGACATTTTGCGCAATGCGACCACGTTCCGCTTTGACGCATCTGATTTGATGCCAGGTGAAATTGGTGCGGGTGCGTTCTGGACCGGCATGGTGGATTATTCCACGGGTGCGGATGCGGCTGAAGTTGCCAAAGGTATCCAATCACGTTGGGATGCAATGCAGTAAGCTTGCTCTAGGCGAAAACTCTCTGGCGCGGTAAATCGCGCCAGAGAACCCATCAACAGGAGTGCCGCCCATGTCCCCGATGATGCAAGGTATTGTGACGGTCTTCTTTGGCGTTGGGGGGTGCGTAGCCTATTTCTGGCTTTCAAACCTAGCCCTCGACAAAGTGTTTTTTCCTCCGCGCGGCCCGCACGCAGGGCGCAACATCAACAGGGCCAATGTGATCCGCCCTTGGTTGTTTTTGCTGCCCGCGCTGTCCGCTTTGGGCCTCTATCTGATGTACCCGGTCGTGGGTTCATTCGTCCGCTCCCTTCACAACCGATCCGGTGATGAGTTTGTCGGTTTTGACAATTACAGCACCATGTTTGCTGATCCCGGGTTTCAAACTGCGTTTACGAATAACTTTCTGTGGATTTTGTTTGTCCCCGCAGCTTCGACCTTCTTTGGACTCTTAGTGGCGCAGCTCACCGATCAGCTAAAATGGGGGAACATAGCAAAATCCCTGATCTTTATGCCAATGGCAATCTCGTTTGTTGGGGCGTCGCTGATTTGGAAATTTGTCTATGCCAACAACGCCGATGTTGGATTGATCAATGCCATTCGGGACATGTTTGGGGCAGGTCCCATCGACGTGCTTCAGGTCGGATTTTGGAACAATTTCTTTTTGATGATCATCCTTGTGTGGATCCAGACGGGCTTTGCCATGGTCATCCTCAGCGGTGCATTGCGCGGAATACCCGAAGAAACGGTGGAGGCTGCAATTATCGATGGAGCCAACCCGTTTCAAGTCTTCTTCAAAATCAAAGTGCCGCAAATCAAAGGCACAATCACCGTGGTCTGGACAACGATAACCATCCTCGTGCTCAAGGTATTCGACATCGTCTACACCATGACGGGCGGCAACTTTGGCACAGATATTCTGCCCAGCTATATGATGTCTTACATGTTCCGTGACGACGGGCGCGCGACTGCGGTAGCCTTTGTGATCATGTTGATCGTGCTGCCAGTCATGATCTGGAACATCCGACAAGCCCGCGCGGAAATGAGGTAGATCATGGAAAATATTGCAGGTTCACGCCCCGCCCTTCGTTGGGTCACCAACATCTCAGTCATTCTGCTGGTCCTAATCTGGCTGTTGCCGACCATAGGCTTGCTGGTGTCGTCGTTTCGCGATCGCGATCAAATTTCCGCCTCTGGTTGGTGGCTGTCCGCCTTCGCGGTTGAGCAAAACTTTGGCGTAAAGATTGCCGCTGACACTGCCACGCCAGAGGGCGACCTGTTTGTCATCAAGGGTAATGTCTTTGAGGAAACAGGCAGCGAAGTCATTCGCTTTGGTGGTAGCCGGTCGGCTCCTACGGATTACGCGGCTGGTGAAACGGCAGCGCTGACCCGCGACCGCGCTCTGACTGTTCAGGTAAATGGGGACTTTGTTTATACGTCTCCCGCAGAGATTACCCGAAATCCAACAGTCTATTTTTCCCTCGCAAGCCCGCCTGATTTCTCGCTCGACAATTACGAGACTATTATGACCTCGTCGAACATGGACCGCGCGTTCATCAACACGCTCACGGTCACGATCCCCGCGACAATCATCCCGATCCTCATCGCAGCCTTTGCGGCCTATGCGCTGGCGTGGATGGATTTCGCTGGGCGCGGATTGATCATCGCGGTGGTGGTGGGGTTGTTGGTTGTGCCCTTGCAACTGGCGCTGGTCCCTCTTTTGCAGTTTCACAACAAGATCGGTATCGGACAGAGCTTTTTGGGAATTTGGATGGCCCACACCGGCTTTGGGCTTCCACTGGCCATTTATCTTTTGCGAAATTACATGGTCGGCCTGCCCAGAGACATCATCGAGAGCGCAAAAGTAGACGGCGCGACTGATTTCCAGGTGTTCACAAAAATCGTGCTCCCGCTCAGTTTTCCGGCGCTTGCATCCTTTGCGATCTTCCAGTTTCTGTGGACGTGGAATGATCTTTTGGTGGCCAAGGTATTTCTCCCTTCCAACTCCGAATCTTGGGTCATGACGGTCAAAATTGCCGATGATCTTTTGGGATCACGTGGTGGCGATTGGGGCATTCTGGCGGCTGCCGCCTTTGTCTCAATAGCAGTGCCACTGATCGTATTTTTCACAATGCAGCGGTATCTCGTGCGTGGGTTGCTGGCTGGCTCAGTTAAGTAAGAAATGGTCTACTCAATGACTCAAATGGAACCAATTGCAGTCCCGACGACTGCGGATAAGGACTGGTGGCGTGGCGCGGTGATCTATCAGATTTACCCGCGCTCGTTCCAAGACAGCAATGGCGACGGTATCGGCGATTTGGCCGGGATCGTGCACCGTCTCAAGCATATTGCCGACATGGGTGTCGATGCGATTTGGATCTCGCCGTTCTTTCGTTCGCCGATGCTGGATTTTGGCTATGACGTGAGTGACTACCGCGACATTGATCCGATGTTCGGAACGCTGGGCGATTTCGATGTCCTCATGCAAGAAGCGCACCGTCTTGGGCTGAAAGTCCTGATTGATCTGGTGCTTAGCCATACGTCAGAAGAACATCCGTGGTTTCGCGAAAGCAGCAGCTCACACAGCAATCCTAAATCTGATTGGTACGTCTGGGCCGACGCCAAACCTGATGGCACGCCGCCCAATAACTGGTTGGCAATCTTTGGCGGTTCCGCTTGGGAATGGAACGCAGAACGGATGCAGTATTACCTGCATAACTTCCTGACGGCTCAACCCGATCTGAACCTGCACAACGAGGAAGTGCAGACAGAACTTTTGGAGGTTGCCCGCTTTTGGCTCGACCGCGGTGTCGATGGTTTTCGACTTGATACGATTAACTTTTACTTCCACGACGCCCAACTGCGCGACAATCCCGCCCTCCCCATTGAGGACCGCAACGATACCATCGCGCCCGCGGTGAACCCCTATAACTGGCAAGATCACCAATACGACAAGAACCGCCCAGAGAATTTGGATTTTCTCCGCAAAATGCGCGCCGTGTTGGATGAATATCCTGCCGCCACTATGGTCGGTGAAGTGGGCGACGGCCAATACGGGATGGAAATTCAGGCCCAATACACCGCTGGCACAGACAAGGTGCACATGTGCTATGATTTCGCGTTTCTCTCCAACAGTTACCCCAGTGGTACCCGCGTCGCGGAAGTGCTGAACCATTTTGCAGATGTGAACAAAGACGGTTGGGCGTGCTGGGCGTTTTCCAATCACGACGTCACCCGGCATGCGACCCGGTGGAATCTGAGTGAGCCTGCTTGCAAGGTTTATGCCGCGTTGCTGATGTGTTTGCGTGGCAGTGTGTGCATCTATCAAGGCGAGGAACTGGGTCTCACAGAGGCCTTCGTTCCCTTTGAAGATCTGCAAGATCCCTACGGCATCCGCTTTTGGCCCAACTATCGCGGCCGCGATGGATGTCGCACGCCAATTCCGTGGGTTACGGACAACGCGGTTGGTGGGTTTTCGGACGCTAAGCCGTGGTTACCGGTTGCAGTTGAACACCTGGAACGTTCCGTTGCGCGCCAACAAGACAACCCTGAAAGCATGTTGAATTTCTACAGCAGCATGATTGCATTTCGTCAAACCTTGCCTGCGCTCACCAAAGGCACTCTGGATTTGGTGGGGCATAGCGACGATTGGATTTCGATCATTCGAACTGAGGGGGCACAACGTGTGTTCTGCGCCTTTAACCTGGGTGATCAGCCGCAAGACATAGCTATGCCGCCGGGCGCGTGGGCGCTGACCGAAGGGTCCCCATTTGTTTCTACTGATGTGGCGCAGACGGTGACGTTGCCGCCCCATCAGGCGTTTTTTGCCACAG
It encodes the following:
- the hemC gene encoding hydroxymethylbilane synthase translates to MTANLPTPAEPLRIGTRGSPLALAQAHETRARLADAFDLPLEAFTIVVIKTTGDKIIDRPLKDIGGKGLFTREIEDDLLGGRIDIAVHSMKDMPTLQPQGLVLKTYLPREDVRDAFISPTATSLDDLAVGTVVGTSSLRRKAQLKLRRPDLEVVEFRGNLQTRLMKLDQGVAAATFLAMAGLNRLKMNNVPANAIETDVMLPAVAQGAIGIEQREGDTGVAGLLSAINDPETSLRLAAERAFLLALDGSCETPIAGLATLEGGTLHLRGEVLRPDGSEAISDVVTCPVEDGEKAGTEMARKLLAQAGAEFFDWR
- the hemE gene encoding uroporphyrinogen decarboxylase; translated protein: MTSQKTVLRALRGETLPTPPIWMMRQAGRYLPEYRATRAKAGDFLSLCYNPELAAEVTLQPIRRYGFDASILFADILLVPQALGADLWFVTGEGPRLSTITTQAEFDKLKPADDIHEHLSPIYETVGILAKELPSDTTLIGFAGAPWTVATYMIAGKGTPDQGPAHALKDENRAVFDALMERITHATISYLSAQIEAGVEVVKLFDSWAGSLQDADFMRYSIKPMQVITAALKAKHPNTPIIAFPRGAGERYVGAHASIGADCIALDDGVTAEWAARHVQTDGCVQGNLASSHMVSGGDALVSETRRIVDALSGGPHIFNLGHGITPDADPENVQLMIDTVRQR
- a CDS encoding GH1 family beta-glucosidase, which produces MKYKRSDFPEGFQFAAATSSYQIEGHGFGGAGLTHWDSFAATPGNVVRGEHGQTACDHYHRMEEDLDLCQALGLDAYRFSTSWARVLPEGRGQVNQEGLDFYDRLVDGCLARGLNPMCTLYHWELPAALADEGGWRNADIGNWFADFTETIMSRIGDRVFSVAPINEPWCVSWLSHFEGHHAPGLRDIRATARAMHHVLVAHGRAIEVMRGLGVKNLGAVLNFEYAFAGDDTPEARQSAERYDAIYNQFFLGGIFNKSYPPLVLEGLEEHLPANWEKDFDTIAAPLDWVGVNYYTCKRIVPADTGWPSLTDVPGPLQKTQMDWEVYPEGLHHFLNLVHQANGKNLPIYVTESGMAQAVEPGAADIQRTDYIDAHLGQTLRAIDEGLPVKGFTYWSVFDNYEWALGYEKRFGLVHVDFDTLERAPKASYHALAAALAK
- a CDS encoding substrate-binding domain-containing protein: MNLKELADALELSQTTVSRALNGYPEVSEGTRLRVLSAARSFNYRPSAGARNLATGRSMAVRHIIPLSANHEMMNIIFSDFIAGTGEIYAEHGYDMIVSVVPEAQELQSYRDAVARGSVEGFMIHGPRRNDPRLPLLQELGVPFFVHGRSTGYDEPYAWLDVNNRRAIERATNYLIELGHQRIGLINGGEQMDFAQRRREGYVTAHVKAGISTDTTLMTSGDMTEPQGHIAALVMLDLPDPPTAFVASSILSTLGIRRAVESRGLMVGRDISIICFDDDITTLPNGSPAEPTFTASRSSVRAAGRRCAELLIDRINNQHLPPHQELWEAELILGGSTAVAKKDKTT
- a CDS encoding ABC transporter substrate-binding protein, which codes for MKRLALGGASALALFAGMAFADGHAPFVIGEGDFNWDSYQAFADANDLAGQTVDITGPWTGNEKEKVDKVFAFFTEATGATVNYSGSDSFEQDIVISTRSGSAPNLAVFPQPGLAADLASQGFLTPLADGTAEWVAENFAAGQSWVDLGTYTGKDGADALYGIFYRVDLKSLVWYSPDAFDEAGYDIPQSMEELKALTDQIVADGGTPWCIGLGSGAATGWPATDWVEDMMLRTQSPEDYDAWVSNELKFDDPKVIAAIEEFGYFARNDAYVDGGSSAVANTDFRESPAGLFAIPPACYMHRQASFIPAFFPEGTSIGTDADFFYFPAYADKDLGKPVLGAGTLFGITKPSDATTAFIEFLKTPIAHELWMAQGGFLTAHAGVNPATYADDSLRGQGDILRNATTFRFDASDLMPGEIGAGAFWTGMVDYSTGADAAEVAKGIQSRWDAMQ
- a CDS encoding carbohydrate ABC transporter permease translates to MSPMMQGIVTVFFGVGGCVAYFWLSNLALDKVFFPPRGPHAGRNINRANVIRPWLFLLPALSALGLYLMYPVVGSFVRSLHNRSGDEFVGFDNYSTMFADPGFQTAFTNNFLWILFVPAASTFFGLLVAQLTDQLKWGNIAKSLIFMPMAISFVGASLIWKFVYANNADVGLINAIRDMFGAGPIDVLQVGFWNNFFLMIILVWIQTGFAMVILSGALRGIPEETVEAAIIDGANPFQVFFKIKVPQIKGTITVVWTTITILVLKVFDIVYTMTGGNFGTDILPSYMMSYMFRDDGRATAVAFVIMLIVLPVMIWNIRQARAEMR
- a CDS encoding carbohydrate ABC transporter permease yields the protein MENIAGSRPALRWVTNISVILLVLIWLLPTIGLLVSSFRDRDQISASGWWLSAFAVEQNFGVKIAADTATPEGDLFVIKGNVFEETGSEVIRFGGSRSAPTDYAAGETAALTRDRALTVQVNGDFVYTSPAEITRNPTVYFSLASPPDFSLDNYETIMTSSNMDRAFINTLTVTIPATIIPILIAAFAAYALAWMDFAGRGLIIAVVVGLLVVPLQLALVPLLQFHNKIGIGQSFLGIWMAHTGFGLPLAIYLLRNYMVGLPRDIIESAKVDGATDFQVFTKIVLPLSFPALASFAIFQFLWTWNDLLVAKVFLPSNSESWVMTVKIADDLLGSRGGDWGILAAAAFVSIAVPLIVFFTMQRYLVRGLLAGSVK
- a CDS encoding alpha-amylase family glycosyl hydrolase, translated to MTQMEPIAVPTTADKDWWRGAVIYQIYPRSFQDSNGDGIGDLAGIVHRLKHIADMGVDAIWISPFFRSPMLDFGYDVSDYRDIDPMFGTLGDFDVLMQEAHRLGLKVLIDLVLSHTSEEHPWFRESSSSHSNPKSDWYVWADAKPDGTPPNNWLAIFGGSAWEWNAERMQYYLHNFLTAQPDLNLHNEEVQTELLEVARFWLDRGVDGFRLDTINFYFHDAQLRDNPALPIEDRNDTIAPAVNPYNWQDHQYDKNRPENLDFLRKMRAVLDEYPAATMVGEVGDGQYGMEIQAQYTAGTDKVHMCYDFAFLSNSYPSGTRVAEVLNHFADVNKDGWACWAFSNHDVTRHATRWNLSEPACKVYAALLMCLRGSVCIYQGEELGLTEAFVPFEDLQDPYGIRFWPNYRGRDGCRTPIPWVTDNAVGGFSDAKPWLPVAVEHLERSVARQQDNPESMLNFYSSMIAFRQTLPALTKGTLDLVGHSDDWISIIRTEGAQRVFCAFNLGDQPQDIAMPPGAWALTEGSPFVSTDVAQTVTLPPHQAFFATDQDT